The following are from one region of the Cloacibacterium sp. TD35 genome:
- the mltG gene encoding endolytic transglycosylase MltG has protein sequence MKKGCSIIAVIVLIAFLVGGYFAFNFLKKYKLGNVAKEGYILVPTGANFEQVLDSISPYLKNKESFKEVALKKNLDQKIKPGRYKIESGTDNTDLVNMIKAGNQTESSFRIGDFNDVYQMIGRVSRKTEADSLTFVKEFNKIATEKGLNNAEDLKKYFFADTYQFFWTVKPADFFNKFEKQYQEFWNEERLAKERKLNLSREEIYALASIVYKESGGKTDEQKTIAGLYLNRVRKGMKLQSDPTVIYAINKENNFTQDIKRVLYKHLSFPSPYNTYAVKGIPPGPICVVDKNSVDAVLNAENNNYIYMCADPKRMGYHKFTDNDVEHAANAKAYQDWLNSKNITQ, from the coding sequence ATGAAAAAAGGATGTTCTATCATCGCTGTTATTGTGCTAATCGCTTTTCTGGTTGGCGGATACTTTGCATTTAATTTTTTGAAAAAATATAAACTCGGAAACGTAGCAAAAGAAGGCTATATTCTCGTTCCAACGGGTGCAAATTTCGAACAAGTGCTTGATTCTATTTCTCCTTATCTTAAAAATAAAGAAAGCTTCAAAGAAGTAGCGCTCAAGAAAAATCTTGACCAAAAAATTAAGCCTGGTCGTTATAAAATTGAATCAGGAACAGATAACACAGACTTGGTAAACATGATTAAGGCTGGAAACCAAACAGAAAGTAGTTTTAGAATTGGAGATTTCAATGATGTTTATCAAATGATAGGAAGAGTTTCTAGAAAAACGGAAGCAGATTCTTTAACTTTTGTAAAAGAATTCAATAAAATAGCTACAGAAAAAGGTCTTAACAATGCCGAAGACTTAAAAAAATACTTCTTTGCAGATACTTATCAATTCTTTTGGACGGTAAAACCTGCAGATTTTTTTAATAAATTCGAAAAACAATATCAAGAATTTTGGAACGAAGAAAGACTTGCCAAAGAGAGAAAACTCAACCTTTCTAGAGAAGAAATTTATGCCCTTGCTTCTATTGTTTATAAAGAATCTGGCGGTAAAACAGACGAGCAAAAAACCATCGCAGGATTATACCTTAATCGTGTAAGAAAAGGCATGAAACTACAATCTGACCCTACCGTGATTTACGCTATTAATAAAGAAAACAATTTTACTCAAGATATAAAAAGAGTACTTTACAAGCATCTTTCCTTCCCTTCTCCTTACAATACTTATGCAGTAAAAGGAATTCCACCGGGACCAATTTGCGTGGTTGACAAAAACTCTGTGGACGCTGTTCTAAACGCAGAAAATAACAATTATATTTATATGTGTGCCGACCCAAAAAGAATGGGTTATCATAAATTTACAGACAATGATGTAGAACATGCTGCTAATGCAAAAGCTTATCAAGATTGGCTAAATTCTAAAAACATTACTCAATAA
- the hemN gene encoding oxygen-independent coproporphyrinogen III oxidase — translation MNSLIDKYNIPGPRYTSYPTVPYWDNDGFNSEQWQKTVIQSFNESNAQEGISIYIHLPFCEQLCTFCACHKRITKQHSVETPYLESVLKEWNLYLNLFEEKPKLKELHLGGGTPTFFSPENLRILLEGIFSTVEIAENPEFSFEGHPNNTTKVHLQTLYDLGFRRCSFGVQDYDAKVQKAINRIQPFENVKNVTEWAREIGYKSVSHDLVFGLPHQTWDAMEFTIRKTLELKPDRLAFYSYAHVPWIKGVGQRGFDENDLPSGEEKRKLYENGKKLLEELGYIEVGMDHFSLEKDDLYQSLIHKKLHRNFMGYTSSNTQLMVGLGMSAISDSWYAFAQNEKSVEEYQKRVEEGIIPVVKGHILNEEDLKLRRHILNLMCQLETTFTSENSFDELPEALKKLEEMQEDGLVEISGNTVKITEKGRVFTRNVAMAFDLRMMRKMPETRLFSMTV, via the coding sequence ATGAATTCTTTAATCGATAAATATAATATTCCGGGACCTAGATATACTTCTTATCCTACCGTTCCTTACTGGGACAATGATGGTTTTAATTCTGAGCAATGGCAAAAAACTGTTATTCAGTCTTTCAACGAGAGTAATGCTCAAGAAGGAATTTCTATTTATATTCACCTTCCTTTTTGTGAGCAATTGTGTACTTTTTGTGCTTGTCATAAACGTATTACCAAGCAGCATTCTGTAGAAACACCTTATTTAGAAAGTGTTTTAAAAGAATGGAATCTTTATCTTAATCTTTTTGAAGAAAAACCAAAACTTAAAGAATTGCATTTGGGCGGTGGAACTCCTACTTTTTTTTCACCAGAGAATTTGAGAATTTTATTAGAAGGAATTTTTAGCACCGTAGAAATTGCCGAAAATCCTGAATTTTCTTTTGAAGGTCACCCGAATAATACTACAAAAGTACATTTGCAAACTTTGTATGATTTAGGTTTCAGAAGATGTAGTTTCGGAGTGCAAGATTATGATGCAAAAGTTCAGAAAGCCATCAATAGAATTCAGCCTTTCGAAAATGTGAAAAACGTTACAGAATGGGCTAGAGAAATTGGTTATAAAAGTGTTTCTCACGATTTGGTTTTTGGATTGCCGCACCAGACTTGGGATGCAATGGAGTTTACCATCAGAAAGACTTTGGAATTAAAACCAGATAGACTAGCGTTTTATTCTTATGCTCACGTTCCGTGGATTAAAGGTGTTGGTCAACGTGGTTTTGACGAAAATGATTTGCCAAGTGGCGAAGAAAAACGAAAACTCTACGAAAATGGCAAAAAATTGTTAGAAGAATTGGGTTATATAGAGGTAGGAATGGACCATTTTTCACTCGAAAAAGATGATTTATACCAATCTTTAATTCATAAAAAATTACACCGAAATTTCATGGGGTATACTTCAAGTAATACTCAATTGATGGTAGGTTTAGGAATGTCTGCGATTTCGGATTCTTGGTATGCTTTTGCTCAAAACGAAAAATCAGTAGAAGAATATCAAAAAAGAGTAGAAGAGGGAATTATTCCTGTGGTGAAAGGTCATATTTTAAACGAAGAAGATTTAAAATTAAGAAGACATATTCTCAATTTAATGTGTCAGTTAGAAACCACTTTTACATCCGAAAATTCTTTTGATGAATTACCTGAAGCATTGAAAAAATTAGAAGAAATGCAAGAAGATGGATTGGTGGAAATTTCAGGAAATACCGTGAAAATTACTGAAAAAGGAAGAGTTTTTACCAGAAATGTTGCCATGGCTTTTGACTTAAGAATGATGAGAAAAATGCCAGAAACCAGATTGTTTTCGATGACGGTTTAA
- a CDS encoding adenylyltransferase/cytidyltransferase family protein, with product MKTQKIGITFSSFDLLHAGHIKMLEEAKTVCDYLIVGLQLDPAYDRPTKNKPTQTVVERYIQLKAVNAVDEIVPYYTEQDLEDILRSFVIDVRIIGDEYKDKDFTGKQYCEEKGIEIFYNKRDHRFSSTDLRKRIFEAEKAKLDK from the coding sequence ATGAAAACTCAAAAAATAGGAATTACTTTTTCATCTTTTGATTTGCTTCATGCAGGTCATATCAAGATGCTAGAAGAAGCAAAAACGGTTTGTGATTATTTGATTGTTGGGCTACAATTAGACCCAGCTTATGATAGACCTACTAAAAATAAACCTACTCAAACGGTTGTAGAACGCTATATTCAGCTAAAAGCTGTGAATGCAGTAGATGAAATCGTTCCATATTATACAGAGCAGGATTTAGAGGATATTTTAAGGTCTTTTGTGATTGATGTGAGAATTATTGGTGACGAATATAAAGACAAAGATTTCACAGGAAAGCAATATTGCGAAGAAAAAGGAATTGAAATTTTTTATAATAAGAGAGACCACCGATTTTCTTCCACCGATTTAAGAAAAAGAATCTTCGAAGCTGAAAAAGCGAAGTTAGATAAATAA
- a CDS encoding TonB-dependent receptor domain-containing protein encodes MIQTEILNLITKKTLGLTLVLSVAAIAFAQEKQQISGKIVDAQNNPVPYASISFSNKTVKENAALFSDATLTDDKGSFTINLIPGNYEITIDAVDFKKLVVTKSIGKNPNLGNIKIESEQQVTNAKTKDIEGVTLTSTAKPYKVELDKRTYDVSADITTKGGNLQDVLQNVPSVSVETDGTVSMRGNSNVRFLINGKPSSMLGIDDNANALQSIPADQIEKIEVITNPSSKFESAGTAGILNIILKKTKKTGFNGSVEGTLGYLPTTRLNTNLSWRKGNLTYYLNGGGSYNEGKFTSRNDYALNTNVVSPVAGTLLNSHQESETNNYNKSYNVNTGLSYDITPKTTISSSIMLRGSNSNNESNTDYDENIYNGNTSVLQQTNRNSDGKGENLSFQADAGLDHKIDDKGQLISFSASFQTSNNDSSSDIKETTSNNATSNDISVQNSKNRTILLKTDYELPIGEKSKLEAGARFDANKNDYDYEVTRSINGGTAAILPMYTSVTSYDEKISAAYTQFKSKINDKLSYQLGLRVENTNIDLSFDRADGLNKQVPKDYTNVFPTVFLSYDISKNNQFLLNYTERIRRPRSFFLIPFMSLNNNRNLFEGNPDLNPSLVHSYEFGYSLQKNKFSITPTLYYRNTVDDIKMYQERTLDANNNTVITTKPINLGTEQTYGLDLNASVDITKWWKVMGNLDLFGYKTDGKYQGIDYTGDGFSSRVRLTNTFRPDKNTSFQIQSFFRGGQKTASNEQKAMYAVSLGANRTIWKGNGTLSFNVQDIFNTRARETAFTTETYTNSSYMQMMPRTFTVSLSYRFKQGEKVESQKRKKDINNNDNGGDDQMPPM; translated from the coding sequence ATGATTCAAACAGAAATTCTAAATTTAATTACCAAAAAAACATTAGGTCTAACCCTCGTTCTTTCTGTTGCAGCAATTGCTTTTGCTCAAGAAAAACAACAAATTTCAGGTAAAATTGTAGATGCGCAAAATAATCCTGTTCCCTATGCTTCTATATCATTCAGTAATAAAACTGTAAAAGAAAATGCTGCACTCTTTAGTGATGCTACATTAACGGATGACAAAGGAAGCTTTACCATCAATCTCATTCCTGGAAACTACGAAATCACCATTGATGCAGTAGATTTCAAAAAATTAGTGGTGACCAAAAGCATAGGTAAAAATCCTAATTTAGGAAATATCAAAATAGAATCTGAGCAACAAGTTACCAACGCTAAAACCAAAGATATAGAAGGTGTAACTCTTACCTCTACTGCAAAACCTTACAAAGTAGAATTAGACAAAAGAACGTATGATGTAAGTGCAGATATTACCACAAAAGGCGGAAATCTTCAAGATGTTTTACAAAATGTACCTTCAGTTTCAGTAGAAACAGACGGAACTGTTTCGATGAGAGGAAACTCTAATGTAAGATTCTTAATTAATGGTAAACCTTCTTCTATGCTAGGGATTGATGATAATGCAAATGCTCTTCAATCTATTCCTGCTGACCAAATAGAAAAAATAGAAGTGATTACCAATCCTTCATCTAAATTTGAATCTGCTGGAACTGCTGGAATTTTAAATATCATCCTTAAAAAGACCAAGAAAACTGGTTTTAATGGTAGCGTAGAAGGAACTCTTGGTTATTTACCAACTACTCGATTAAATACCAACTTAAGCTGGAGAAAAGGAAATTTAACATACTATCTAAATGGTGGCGGCAGCTATAATGAAGGAAAATTTACTTCGAGAAATGACTACGCTTTAAACACCAATGTTGTATCACCTGTTGCAGGAACACTCCTTAACTCACACCAAGAAAGTGAAACCAATAATTATAACAAATCTTACAACGTAAATACTGGTTTATCTTACGACATCACTCCGAAAACTACGATTAGTTCTTCTATCATGCTTAGAGGTTCTAACAGTAATAATGAATCTAATACTGATTATGATGAGAATATTTATAACGGTAACACGAGTGTATTACAACAAACCAATCGTAATAGTGATGGAAAGGGTGAAAACTTATCTTTTCAGGCAGATGCAGGTCTTGACCATAAAATAGACGACAAAGGTCAATTGATTTCATTTTCAGCAAGCTTCCAGACTTCAAATAATGATAGCAGTTCAGATATCAAAGAAACCACTTCTAACAATGCTACGAGCAATGATATAAGTGTTCAGAATTCTAAAAACAGAACAATTCTCTTAAAAACAGATTATGAATTACCTATTGGTGAGAAATCTAAGTTAGAGGCTGGCGCTAGATTTGATGCCAATAAAAATGATTACGACTACGAAGTTACTAGAAGTATAAATGGCGGAACAGCAGCAATTTTACCTATGTACACTAGTGTTACCAGTTATGATGAAAAAATTTCTGCTGCATATACTCAGTTTAAGAGTAAAATAAATGATAAACTTTCTTATCAATTAGGTTTAAGAGTAGAAAACACCAATATTGATTTAAGTTTTGACAGAGCAGATGGATTGAATAAGCAAGTACCAAAAGATTATACTAATGTATTTCCTACAGTTTTCTTAAGTTATGATATTTCTAAAAACAATCAATTCTTATTAAACTATACCGAGAGAATTAGAAGACCAAGATCTTTCTTCCTTATTCCGTTTATGTCCTTGAACAATAACAGAAACTTATTCGAAGGAAATCCAGATTTGAATCCATCATTAGTACATTCTTATGAATTCGGGTACAGCTTACAAAAAAATAAATTCAGTATTACTCCAACATTATACTATAGAAATACTGTAGATGATATTAAAATGTATCAAGAAAGAACTCTTGATGCAAACAATAACACCGTTATTACGACTAAACCTATAAACTTAGGAACAGAACAAACCTATGGTCTAGACCTTAATGCAAGTGTAGACATTACCAAATGGTGGAAAGTAATGGGTAATTTAGATTTATTCGGTTATAAAACTGATGGTAAATATCAAGGAATAGATTATACAGGAGATGGTTTCTCTTCTAGAGTGAGACTTACCAATACTTTCAGACCAGATAAAAATACAAGTTTCCAAATTCAATCTTTCTTTAGAGGTGGACAAAAAACTGCAAGTAACGAACAAAAAGCAATGTATGCTGTAAGTTTAGGTGCCAATAGAACCATCTGGAAAGGAAACGGTACACTAAGTTTCAATGTACAGGATATTTTCAATACCAGAGCAAGAGAAACTGCATTTACCACAGAGACGTATACCAACTCTTCTTATATGCAAATGATGCCAAGAACATTTACCGTATCATTAAGCTACAGATTTAAACAAGGAGAAAAAGTAGAAAGTCAAAAACGTAAAAAAGACATTAACAATAATGACAATGGCGGCGATGACCAAATGCCACCAATGTAA
- the pnuC gene encoding nicotinamide riboside transporter PnuC, whose translation MNLYELFLKPYEAYNNFQIFLEATAAIFGLLSVYFSIKKNIWVYPTGIVSTALYVYILFNFGLLGDAMINVYYTIMSIYGWILWSASSEDNIHIEVSWANFKQWLFALVLFVFSLGLVTLVYYYKPAIDNHFSTENVNLGLHHLDWANWLDVFTTSIFLVGMWFMAKRKIENWIFWMIGDFICIPMMLYKGLGITSVQYLVFTVMAYLGYLEWKKSIKKM comes from the coding sequence ATGAATCTTTACGAACTTTTTCTCAAACCCTACGAAGCATATAACAATTTCCAGATTTTTCTAGAAGCGACTGCAGCTATTTTCGGGTTGCTGAGTGTCTATTTTTCTATCAAAAAAAATATATGGGTTTATCCTACAGGCATTGTTTCTACGGCACTTTATGTGTATATACTTTTTAATTTTGGACTTTTAGGAGATGCTATGATTAATGTGTATTATACGATTATGAGCATTTATGGCTGGATTCTTTGGTCAGCAAGTTCAGAAGATAATATCCACATAGAAGTTTCGTGGGCAAATTTTAAACAATGGCTTTTCGCGTTAGTTTTGTTTGTCTTCAGTTTAGGATTGGTTACCCTTGTTTATTATTACAAACCCGCAATTGACAATCATTTTTCTACCGAAAATGTAAATTTAGGACTGCATCATCTCGATTGGGCAAATTGGTTAGATGTATTCACCACTTCTATATTTTTAGTAGGAATGTGGTTTATGGCAAAGAGAAAAATAGAAAACTGGATTTTTTGGATGATTGGCGATTTTATTTGCATCCCAATGATGCTCTACAAAGGATTAGGAATTACTTCGGTACAATATTTGGTTTTTACGGTAATGGCTTATCTAGGATATTTAGAATGGAAAAAATCAATCAAAAAAATGTAA
- a CDS encoding APC family permease has product MSNIWIKKPMEAYEADIKKSQLKRVLGKWSLTAIGIGAIIGGGIFVLTGTGAYYNAGPALALSFVIAGIACVFAALCYAEFASILPVEGSAYAYAYGTVGEIFAWIIGWGLILEYAMGSMTVAVSWSGYFGKLLKMFGLHLPAWLTTDPQTYLAAGNSGFSMNLPAFFIVLVVISILLRGTKGAAKANNFIVMLKVAAIIFVIVAGAFFIDPVNWTPFIPEPTVITENGVSHSAYGYAGIIAGASAIFFAYVGFDAVSTQAGEAINPKKDVPFAIIASLLICTLLYILVSLVLTGMMHYTDFNPLGKYPDAIKAPVAYAFDIAGQAWAGYIITIAATVGLISVLMVMIMGQSRIFLGMSKDGLIPKTFSKVNAETGVPSKNLMILGGIISVVASFTPINDLAHMTSFGTLFAFTMVCVAVWVLRVKQPNLQRNFRVPALPLIATLGILINIYLIINLSIEAQTYSAVWLLLGFVIYFLYSRKNSKLQNGGFGETFKAEQEPLEEIEIDIDNKD; this is encoded by the coding sequence ATGTCGAATATTTGGATTAAAAAGCCGATGGAAGCTTATGAGGCAGACATCAAAAAGAGTCAGCTGAAAAGAGTTCTCGGGAAATGGAGTTTAACAGCCATAGGAATTGGAGCCATTATTGGTGGTGGTATTTTTGTGTTGACAGGAACTGGTGCTTATTATAATGCAGGTCCAGCTCTTGCACTTTCTTTCGTAATTGCTGGAATTGCTTGTGTATTTGCAGCACTGTGTTACGCAGAATTTGCATCAATTCTACCCGTAGAAGGATCTGCTTATGCGTATGCTTATGGAACAGTAGGAGAGATTTTTGCATGGATTATTGGATGGGGATTGATATTAGAATATGCAATGGGTTCTATGACTGTAGCGGTTTCTTGGTCAGGGTATTTTGGAAAATTACTCAAAATGTTTGGCTTGCATCTTCCAGCTTGGTTAACTACCGATCCTCAAACATATTTAGCAGCAGGAAACTCAGGTTTTTCTATGAATTTACCTGCGTTTTTCATTGTTCTAGTAGTTATTTCTATCTTATTGAGAGGAACCAAAGGTGCTGCAAAAGCTAATAATTTTATTGTAATGCTGAAAGTAGCTGCCATTATTTTCGTAATTGTAGCAGGAGCATTTTTTATTGATCCAGTTAACTGGACGCCTTTCATTCCAGAACCAACTGTAATTACTGAAAACGGAGTTTCGCACAGTGCTTATGGTTATGCCGGAATTATTGCGGGTGCTTCTGCAATTTTCTTTGCTTACGTAGGTTTTGATGCGGTTTCTACACAAGCTGGTGAAGCTATTAATCCTAAAAAAGATGTACCATTTGCAATTATTGCTTCTTTATTAATCTGTACTTTATTGTACATTTTAGTTTCATTGGTTTTAACGGGAATGATGCATTATACAGATTTCAATCCACTAGGTAAATATCCAGATGCGATTAAAGCTCCAGTAGCTTATGCGTTTGATATTGCTGGTCAAGCTTGGGCAGGATACATTATTACAATAGCTGCTACAGTAGGTCTTATTTCTGTATTGATGGTAATGATTATGGGGCAGTCTAGAATTTTCTTAGGAATGTCTAAAGACGGTTTAATTCCTAAAACTTTCTCTAAAGTAAATGCAGAAACAGGTGTTCCAAGTAAAAATTTAATGATTTTAGGTGGTATTATATCAGTGGTTGCTTCTTTTACACCTATTAATGATTTAGCACATATGACAAGTTTCGGAACGTTATTCGCATTTACAATGGTTTGTGTTGCGGTTTGGGTATTGAGAGTAAAACAACCTAATCTTCAAAGAAATTTTAGAGTTCCAGCACTTCCATTAATTGCTACTTTAGGAATTTTAATTAATATCTATTTAATTATTAATTTAAGTATAGAAGCGCAAACTTATTCAGCTGTTTGGTTACTATTAGGTTTTGTGATTTACTTCTTATACAGTAGAAAAAATTCTAAACTTCAAAATGGTGGTTTCGGTGAAACTTTCAAAGCAGAACAAGAGCCTTTAGAAGAAATAGAAATAGATATCGATAATAAAGATTAA
- the dapF gene encoding diaminopimelate epimerase, giving the protein MTTLDFYKYQGTGNDFVMIDNRDLSFPKDTEIIKNLCDRRFGIGGDGLILLENAPEGDFKTDFKMVYYNSDGNESTMCGNGGRCIVAFAHFLDIFEDKCTFIAIDGIHEAEMNFGTVKLKMIDVENIKNIDEDFELNTGSPHFVKYVENLENFDVYKNGYSIRNSERYAQEGINVNFVEKTDENKIFVRTYERGVEDETYSCGTGVTACSLVYMLQNHVDKVEVKVLGGILKVYAEETENGFKNVWLEGPAKQVFKGKINL; this is encoded by the coding sequence ATGACAACACTAGATTTTTATAAATATCAAGGAACAGGAAACGATTTTGTGATGATAGACAATCGTGACTTGAGTTTCCCAAAAGATACAGAAATCATCAAAAATCTCTGCGACAGACGTTTCGGAATTGGCGGTGATGGCCTCATATTATTAGAAAATGCACCTGAAGGAGATTTCAAAACAGATTTCAAAATGGTGTATTACAATTCAGACGGAAATGAATCTACCATGTGTGGAAATGGTGGAAGATGCATTGTAGCATTTGCACATTTTTTAGACATTTTCGAAGATAAATGTACTTTTATCGCTATCGATGGAATACATGAAGCTGAAATGAATTTCGGAACGGTTAAATTGAAAATGATAGATGTAGAAAACATTAAAAACATTGATGAAGATTTTGAACTCAATACTGGTTCTCCTCATTTTGTGAAATATGTAGAAAATCTAGAAAATTTCGATGTTTACAAAAATGGTTATTCCATCAGAAATTCTGAAAGATACGCTCAAGAAGGCATCAATGTAAATTTTGTAGAAAAAACTGATGAAAATAAAATCTTCGTAAGAACTTATGAACGTGGTGTAGAAGACGAAACCTACAGTTGTGGAACTGGTGTAACTGCTTGTTCATTGGTTTACATGCTTCAAAATCATGTAGATAAAGTAGAAGTGAAAGTTCTGGGTGGCATTCTAAAAGTATACGCAGAAGAAACTGAAAACGGTTTTAAAAACGTTTGGCTAGAAGGTCCTGCAAAACAAGTTTTCAAAGGAAAAATCAATCTTTAA
- a CDS encoding WD40/YVTN/BNR-like repeat-containing protein: protein MKKLIFTFCLLVHVFVVAQSLSFTALADHYNMSVRAIQIWQNKVYYAATDSKFGYIHLKEPTIRKQMKLSDANLQFRTLAQTKDLFYTVNIESPATFYKISKNTFTAEEVYTDTIKTAFYDAFMFDEKGRGLAISDPRKEGRPHFRIISSKNFKNEGGIMPKYQEGEAHFAASNTNIEMKGNTVWIATGGTVSRIFKFNWDKPYFWNVYNTPFVNGKSSTGIYSIDFYDEKFGIAVGGDYTQQSDNVNNIATTSDGGETWQIQASGKNGGYKTCVKIRPKSKGKDIIAVGDQNIEFSSDYGKTWKTISQEKNLYVCEWIDENSLVFAGKNRILKAEFKD from the coding sequence ATGAAAAAATTAATATTCACCTTTTGTTTATTGGTTCATGTCTTTGTAGTGGCTCAAAGTTTATCATTTACGGCTTTGGCAGATCATTACAACATGAGTGTAAGAGCAATTCAAATATGGCAAAACAAAGTGTATTATGCCGCCACAGATTCTAAATTTGGATACATTCATTTAAAAGAGCCGACAATTAGAAAGCAAATGAAATTGTCAGATGCGAATCTTCAATTCAGAACTCTTGCACAGACTAAAGATTTATTTTATACTGTAAATATCGAAAGTCCTGCTACTTTTTATAAAATATCCAAAAACACTTTTACAGCAGAAGAAGTCTATACAGATACCATTAAAACTGCATTTTATGATGCTTTTATGTTTGATGAAAAAGGAAGAGGATTAGCAATTAGTGACCCAAGAAAAGAAGGAAGACCTCATTTTAGAATTATTTCCAGTAAAAATTTTAAAAACGAAGGCGGTATTATGCCGAAATATCAAGAGGGAGAAGCACATTTTGCAGCGAGCAATACCAATATTGAAATGAAAGGAAATACCGTTTGGATAGCAACAGGAGGAACCGTTTCCAGAATTTTTAAATTCAATTGGGATAAACCTTATTTTTGGAATGTTTATAATACACCTTTTGTCAACGGGAAATCTTCTACAGGAATTTATTCTATAGATTTCTATGACGAAAAATTCGGGATTGCGGTAGGCGGTGATTATACCCAGCAATCAGATAATGTCAATAACATTGCAACGACTTCAGACGGTGGCGAAACATGGCAAATTCAAGCTTCTGGAAAAAATGGAGGCTATAAAACTTGTGTGAAAATTCGTCCGAAATCTAAAGGCAAAGACATCATTGCGGTGGGAGACCAGAATATAGAATTTTCTAGCGATTATGGAAAAACTTGGAAAACCATTTCTCAAGAAAAAAATCTTTACGTTTGCGAATGGATAGATGAAAATAGCCTCGTTTTTGCCGGGAAAAATAGAATTTTAAAAGCGGAATTTAAAGATTAA